A DNA window from Aureibaculum sp. 2308TA14-22 contains the following coding sequences:
- the bglX gene encoding beta-glucosidase BglX, translating to MNKLKLINIFSLVVVSLFFISCQGQKITATQTKLSIDQRVDSLIKLMTLEEKIGQTVMYSGGWDKTGPTVSSDNKKYIRQGNVGAMLNVYSVKGTKELQKIAVEETRLGIPLLYGYDVIHGHRTIFPINLGLAASWDMDLIENSSRIAAEEASAEGIHWTFAPMVDIARDPRWGRISEGAGEDVYLASKIAKAYVKGFQGDDLSEHNTILACAKHFVGYGAAQAGRDYHTVNMGEGELRNVYLPPFKAAIDAGVETFMTAFNEVNGVPASGSKFLYRQILRDEWGFKGFVVSDYTAINEMIQHGFAKDSTHAAMLAMNAGIEMDMMGSVYRKYLKRLIAEGKVDEATINEACRLILKAKFDLGLFEDPYRYSNKKREKEIVYKKEFLEAARHAAAASSVLLKNENSALPLLNDKTIALIGPLVKDKENIIGNWAAAGDRTGKAKSIYEGVLEHTDKNKVLYAQGCDIESNDKSKFDEAIAIAKKADKVVLVMGEDYDMSGEAASRTNIKLPGVQTEFIKKIRDAVPDKQIVLVLMNGRPLDLSTEDTLADAILETWFPGTSGGLGVADVLYGAYNPSGKLTATFPRNVGQIPIYYNMKNTGRPINPKNPKGDYKSFYQDVPNSPLYAFGHGLSYTTFDYENLQLSAREISFSDKLTASVTITNTGNYDGHEVVQLYIHDKVGSVTRPVKELKGFEKIFLKKGESKTVNFTLSVEDLKFYNSEMKFTVEPGEFEIAIAGTSDFEFKDGFVLK from the coding sequence ATGAATAAATTGAAATTAATTAACATCTTTTCTTTAGTTGTCGTTTCGTTATTTTTTATTTCCTGTCAAGGTCAAAAAATAACGGCCACTCAAACGAAATTATCGATCGATCAGCGAGTTGATTCTTTAATAAAATTAATGACGTTAGAAGAAAAAATTGGCCAAACAGTAATGTATAGTGGCGGTTGGGATAAAACGGGCCCCACAGTAAGTTCAGATAATAAAAAGTATATACGTCAAGGTAATGTGGGTGCTATGCTTAATGTATACTCTGTTAAGGGAACAAAAGAATTACAAAAAATTGCAGTCGAAGAAACAAGATTGGGAATTCCTTTGTTATACGGTTATGACGTTATTCATGGGCATCGTACTATTTTTCCTATTAATTTAGGTTTAGCTGCAAGCTGGGATATGGATTTAATTGAAAATAGCTCTAGAATAGCTGCTGAAGAAGCTTCTGCTGAAGGCATTCATTGGACTTTTGCTCCAATGGTTGATATTGCACGTGACCCAAGATGGGGGCGAATTTCTGAAGGTGCAGGGGAAGATGTTTATTTGGCCAGTAAAATTGCAAAAGCGTATGTTAAAGGTTTTCAAGGTGATGATTTATCAGAACACAATACCATTTTAGCTTGTGCCAAGCATTTTGTGGGTTACGGTGCTGCTCAGGCAGGCAGGGATTATCACACCGTGAATATGGGTGAAGGCGAATTGCGGAATGTCTATTTGCCCCCGTTTAAAGCCGCAATTGATGCAGGCGTGGAAACCTTTATGACTGCTTTTAATGAGGTAAATGGTGTGCCAGCTTCAGGTAGTAAGTTTCTATATCGTCAAATTTTAAGGGATGAATGGGGTTTCAAAGGTTTTGTAGTTTCAGATTATACTGCTATAAATGAAATGATACAACACGGTTTTGCAAAAGATAGTACACATGCCGCTATGTTAGCCATGAATGCAGGTATTGAAATGGATATGATGGGTAGTGTTTACAGAAAATATTTAAAAAGACTAATTGCCGAAGGCAAAGTAGATGAAGCTACTATAAATGAGGCTTGTAGATTGATTTTAAAAGCTAAATTTGATTTAGGCCTTTTTGAAGACCCTTATCGTTACAGTAATAAAAAACGTGAAAAAGAAATAGTATATAAAAAAGAATTTTTAGAAGCCGCTCGCCATGCAGCTGCCGCATCATCGGTTTTATTAAAGAATGAAAATAGTGCTTTGCCATTGTTAAATGATAAAACCATTGCACTTATAGGACCATTAGTTAAGGATAAAGAAAATATAATTGGTAATTGGGCTGCGGCAGGTGATAGAACAGGAAAAGCAAAAAGTATCTATGAGGGGGTTTTAGAGCATACGGATAAAAATAAAGTGCTTTATGCTCAAGGTTGTGATATAGAATCTAACGATAAAAGTAAGTTCGACGAAGCTATTGCCATAGCCAAAAAGGCAGACAAAGTAGTGCTGGTAATGGGTGAAGATTACGATATGAGCGGTGAAGCGGCTTCAAGAACTAATATTAAATTACCGGGTGTACAAACTGAATTTATAAAAAAAATCAGAGATGCTGTGCCTGATAAACAAATTGTATTAGTGTTAATGAATGGTCGTCCGCTAGATTTATCGACTGAAGATACTTTGGCAGATGCTATTTTAGAAACTTGGTTTCCGGGAACTTCGGGCGGACTGGGCGTAGCCGATGTGCTGTACGGAGCGTATAATCCATCTGGAAAATTAACCGCTACTTTTCCAAGAAATGTCGGGCAAATTCCTATCTATTACAACATGAAAAATACAGGCCGTCCGATAAACCCTAAGAACCCAAAGGGCGACTATAAATCATTTTATCAAGATGTTCCTAATTCTCCGTTATACGCTTTCGGACATGGATTGAGTTATACCACTTTTGATTATGAGAATTTACAATTATCAGCTAGAGAAATTTCATTTTCTGATAAGTTAACTGCAAGTGTAACCATCACTAATACAGGAAATTATGATGGACATGAAGTAGTACAACTTTACATACATGATAAAGTGGGTAGTGTTACACGTCCTGTAAAAGAACTTAAAGGTTTTGAAAAAATATTTCTTAAAAAAGGAGAAAGTAAAACTGTAAATTTTACATTGTCAGTTGAGGATTTAAAATTCTACAATAGTGAAATGAAATTTACTGTAGAACCAGGAGAGTTTGAAATTGCTATTGCCGGAACGTCTGATTTTGAGTTTAAAGATGGATTTGTGTTGAAATAG
- a CDS encoding alpha/beta hydrolase gives MKEIISIISFLTVITITAQTKTTHSYAIKGNDTLKLDVYTPKNIETTDTLPTLLWMHGGGFAGGTRDNPAEQKLAEYATQHGFIGISISYRLLRKGKATGFGCNCPKEEKLSTFKNAVEDYMDAALYVVNNKEKLHVNSDKIIAGGSSAGAEGILNAVFMREHFINNLEKYKSVKFAGVFSLAGAMVNANYITKENAIPTVLFHGTDDNLVPYGTAPHHYCSPEKPGYLILDGSATIVEKLNELDESYYFYSVMGGKHEMSGVPFYDLDNVFEFFDQTILNDKIVQTKKIIKK, from the coding sequence GTGAAAGAAATAATATCAATTATAAGTTTTCTAACAGTTATTACTATAACTGCACAAACGAAAACTACACATTCGTATGCGATAAAGGGTAATGATACCCTAAAATTAGATGTTTATACACCTAAAAATATAGAAACGACCGATACGCTTCCAACATTATTATGGATGCATGGTGGTGGTTTTGCTGGAGGAACAAGAGATAACCCGGCAGAACAAAAACTAGCGGAATATGCTACTCAACATGGGTTTATTGGAATCTCAATTTCCTATCGGTTACTTAGAAAGGGTAAAGCAACGGGTTTTGGTTGCAACTGTCCTAAAGAAGAAAAACTAAGCACATTTAAAAATGCTGTTGAAGATTATATGGATGCTGCCTTGTACGTTGTAAATAATAAGGAAAAGCTTCATGTCAACTCTGACAAAATTATAGCGGGTGGCAGTAGTGCTGGAGCAGAAGGTATTTTAAATGCTGTTTTTATGCGTGAACACTTTATTAATAATCTTGAAAAATACAAGTCGGTAAAATTTGCAGGAGTATTTTCGTTAGCTGGGGCAATGGTAAATGCCAATTATATAACAAAAGAAAATGCCATTCCAACTGTACTATTTCACGGTACGGATGATAATTTAGTCCCTTACGGCACTGCACCCCATCATTATTGTAGTCCTGAAAAACCAGGTTACCTAATCTTGGACGGTTCGGCGACAATAGTTGAAAAGTTAAATGAACTTGATGAGTCTTACTATTTTTACAGTGTTATGGGTGGTAAGCATGAAATGTCAGGTGTTCCTTTTTACGATTTAGACAATGTATTTGAATTTTTTGACCAAACAATTTTAAACGATAAAATTGTACAGACCAAAAAAATAATCAAAAAATAA
- a CDS encoding sulfatase family protein yields MRKLLILIILMSFTLSCGKSKKNNKSQTEKSKRPNIVFIMADDHAEQAISAYGHPVSKLAPTPNIDRIADDGVIFKNNFNTNSICGPSRAVILTGKHSHINGFKMNGNRFDGNQVTLPKLLQKEGYQTAIVGKWHLHGYPQGFDYWNIIQDQGNYYNPNFIHNGDTTLIDGYATDIITDLSLKWLDENSKKEKPFFMMIHHKAPHRNWMPAPRHMNLYDSVKFPMPDSYFSKHEGQLSAQLQQQTIYKDMYEGHDLKMTKIKGSPELAHNPWKTDFNRMSPEQRAAWDKAYQPKNDAFHDANLSGKELAAWKYQRYMQEYLATIKSVDEGVGMVLDYLDEHNLSENTIVVYTSDQGFYLGEKGFFDKRYMYEESLAMPLLMKYPKGITKGTFIKALTQNLDFAQTFLDYAQAEVPTDMQGKSLKPLLDGKMNDEDFRDAIYYHYYDFPAFHMVHKQYGVRTKRYKLIHFYDDIDSWELYDLKTDPSENNNQIDNPEYKQVKENLLITLDSLQKVYKVTEDNLKQTPKERVERAYKQFKRLRGEEPKIDF; encoded by the coding sequence ATGCGTAAGTTATTGATTTTAATAATTTTAATGTCATTTACTTTATCTTGTGGTAAAAGTAAAAAAAATAATAAATCCCAAACTGAAAAATCCAAAAGGCCAAACATTGTTTTTATTATGGCCGATGACCATGCCGAACAAGCTATAAGTGCTTATGGACACCCGGTAAGTAAACTGGCACCAACACCAAATATTGATAGAATAGCTGATGATGGTGTAATCTTCAAAAATAACTTTAACACCAATTCCATCTGTGGGCCAAGTAGGGCTGTTATTTTAACTGGTAAACATAGCCATATTAATGGATTTAAAATGAATGGTAACCGATTTGATGGTAATCAAGTTACCTTGCCTAAATTATTACAAAAAGAAGGTTATCAAACTGCAATTGTTGGCAAATGGCACTTGCACGGCTATCCGCAAGGGTTTGATTATTGGAATATTATCCAAGACCAAGGCAATTATTACAACCCTAATTTTATACATAATGGTGATACTACTCTTATAGATGGATATGCAACGGATATTATTACCGATTTAAGTTTAAAATGGCTGGACGAAAATTCAAAAAAGGAAAAGCCGTTTTTTATGATGATACACCACAAAGCTCCGCATAGAAACTGGATGCCGGCACCTAGGCACATGAACTTGTATGATTCCGTAAAATTCCCAATGCCCGATAGTTATTTTTCTAAACACGAGGGACAATTATCTGCACAATTACAACAGCAGACCATTTATAAAGATATGTACGAAGGGCACGATTTAAAAATGACAAAGATAAAGGGATCGCCCGAACTGGCACACAATCCTTGGAAAACCGATTTTAACAGAATGTCTCCCGAACAAAGGGCAGCCTGGGACAAGGCCTATCAACCCAAAAACGACGCGTTTCACGATGCAAACCTCAGCGGTAAAGAGTTGGCGGCATGGAAATACCAACGGTATATGCAAGAATACTTAGCTACCATAAAATCGGTTGATGAAGGAGTGGGTATGGTGTTAGATTATTTAGATGAGCACAACTTATCCGAAAACACAATTGTAGTTTATACTTCAGATCAAGGTTTTTATCTTGGTGAAAAAGGTTTTTTTGATAAACGCTACATGTACGAAGAATCATTAGCTATGCCATTGTTAATGAAGTACCCAAAAGGCATAACTAAAGGAACTTTTATTAAGGCACTAACGCAAAATTTAGATTTTGCACAAACCTTTTTGGATTATGCCCAAGCTGAAGTTCCTACTGATATGCAGGGTAAATCCTTAAAACCACTATTAGATGGTAAGATGAATGATGAAGATTTTAGAGATGCTATTTATTACCATTATTACGATTTTCCCGCATTCCACATGGTACACAAGCAATATGGTGTAAGGACAAAACGCTATAAACTCATTCATTTTTATGATGATATTGATTCCTGGGAATTGTATGATTTAAAAACAGATCCAAGTGAGAATAATAACCAAATTGACAATCCTGAATACAAACAGGTTAAAGAAAATTTATTAATTACTCTCGATTCATTACAAAAAGTATATAAAGTCACTGAAGATAATCTTAAACAAACCCCAAAAGAACGAGTAGAAAGAGCATATAAGCAATTTAAAAGATTAAGGGGAGAAGAGCCAAAGATTGATTTTTAA
- a CDS encoding PHP domain-containing protein → MKTTLKIKNVTIYLCVLGLILFISCSKQEEPIKKWFKGNLHAHSYWSDGDDFPEMIMDWYKTNDYDFTVLSDHNTLNEGDKWITISSKEYLQQGFKKYLEKYGEDWVTHRLDSADNIQVKLKTYAEYEPLFKDDNFIMIPSEEVTTGFEGKPIHINATNIQKKITPVKGDTKVEVIQNNIDAILAQRAALNVPILPHINHPNFGFALTADDFVQLNNLHFFEVYNGHPAVFNEGDSTHLSTEQIWDIVNTAYAQQNKPLLYGIATDDSHHYHQFGKKYSNAGRGWVMVQSDSLKTSNIISAMEAGNFYGSTGVVLDEINLEKDKLNIRVKSEPKVNYKIEFIGVSKTDKKPKIIKSVDGFEASLTLDDNYLFVRANVISDKTNKNFFDEDEFEKAWVQPVLLK, encoded by the coding sequence ATGAAAACCACTCTAAAAATTAAAAACGTAACTATATATTTATGCGTTTTGGGTCTTATTCTTTTTATCTCTTGTTCAAAACAAGAAGAACCAATTAAAAAATGGTTTAAAGGTAATTTACATGCACATTCCTATTGGAGTGATGGTGATGATTTTCCTGAAATGATTATGGATTGGTACAAAACAAATGATTACGACTTTACAGTACTTTCAGACCATAATACATTAAACGAAGGCGATAAATGGATAACTATATCTAGCAAAGAATATCTTCAGCAGGGATTTAAAAAGTATTTGGAAAAATATGGAGAGGACTGGGTAACCCATCGATTAGATAGTGCTGATAATATTCAGGTAAAGTTAAAAACGTATGCCGAATACGAGCCATTATTTAAAGATGATAATTTTATTATGATACCCTCAGAAGAAGTCACTACAGGCTTTGAAGGTAAGCCAATTCATATTAATGCTACCAATATTCAGAAAAAAATAACTCCGGTAAAAGGTGACACTAAAGTTGAGGTAATACAAAATAATATTGATGCTATTTTAGCACAGCGTGCAGCACTCAATGTGCCAATATTACCACACATTAATCATCCTAATTTTGGTTTTGCCCTTACTGCTGATGATTTTGTTCAATTGAACAACCTGCATTTTTTTGAAGTCTACAACGGACATCCCGCTGTATTTAATGAAGGTGATTCAACACATTTAAGCACAGAACAGATTTGGGACATAGTTAACACCGCTTATGCCCAACAAAACAAACCTTTGCTATATGGAATAGCAACGGATGACAGCCATCATTATCACCAATTTGGAAAAAAGTATAGCAATGCTGGCAGGGGATGGGTTATGGTGCAATCTGATAGTTTAAAAACATCTAATATTATTTCTGCTATGGAAGCAGGAAATTTTTATGGTTCAACAGGGGTAGTACTGGATGAAATAAATTTAGAAAAAGATAAATTGAATATAAGAGTAAAATCAGAACCTAAAGTAAACTACAAAATTGAGTTTATTGGAGTTTCTAAAACAGATAAAAAACCAAAGATTATAAAATCTGTTGATGGTTTTGAAGCATCCCTTACCTTAGATGATAATTATTTGTTTGTAAGAGCTAACGTAATTTCCGATAAAACTAATAAAAACTTTTTTGATGAAGATGAGTTTGAGAAAGCTTGGGTTCAGCCTGTATTGCTAAAATAA
- a CDS encoding solute:sodium symporter family transporter, whose product MISIISFVGFTALVAIISYYATRKTDENTSDGYFLGGRSLTAGVIAGSLLLTNLSTEQIVGLNGSSYTSGLSVMVWETLAAIAMIVTALFLLPKYLKDGLTTVPQFLAKRFDVTTKTLTSVLFLSGYAIVLLPVILYSGSLAISGMFNIPDLLSVSHTASIWICVFGIGIIGSIYAIFGGLKAVAVSDSINAVGLLVGGILIPIFGLMYIGDGSFLEGLTILTTENLDKFNSIGGPTDPVPFYTIFTGMMLVQLFYWGTNQQIIQRALAAKNLAEGQKGLLLASFIKILGPLIVVLPGIIAYHIFQGSLENADQAYPMLVNKVLPTALVGFFAAVLFGAILSSFNSVLNSSVTLFGIDIYKQHFNKEANEKTVVKYGKTFGIVLAIAAMLIAPLIANAGSLFDYLQEVNGIYSIPILSIIVVGYLTKRVPAIAAKIGLLSGCLLYCLSQFYLKDKFIDKAMAKASSSGITDTAELALIKAQAYPHFLDMMAILFVFNIIIMLIIGKIYPSKKPYIQEYTKQVDITPWKYVKVAGLFIVLLVVGIYIYFAG is encoded by the coding sequence ATGATAAGTATTATTTCATTTGTGGGATTTACCGCATTAGTAGCAATTATTTCTTATTACGCTACGCGTAAAACAGACGAAAACACATCTGACGGATACTTTTTAGGAGGTAGAAGTTTAACGGCCGGGGTTATAGCTGGGTCCCTATTACTGACTAATTTATCTACAGAGCAGATTGTAGGTTTAAATGGCTCATCCTACACAAGTGGTTTGTCCGTGATGGTATGGGAAACATTGGCGGCAATAGCAATGATAGTAACAGCATTATTTTTATTACCTAAATATTTAAAAGACGGTTTAACTACCGTACCACAGTTTTTGGCCAAACGTTTTGACGTAACTACAAAAACGTTAACTTCGGTTTTGTTTTTATCGGGCTATGCAATTGTTTTACTTCCTGTAATATTATACTCTGGTTCATTGGCTATTAGCGGTATGTTTAACATTCCAGATCTATTGAGTGTTTCTCATACAGCTTCTATTTGGATATGTGTTTTTGGTATAGGTATTATTGGGTCTATTTATGCCATTTTTGGCGGTTTAAAAGCCGTTGCTGTTTCTGATTCAATTAATGCTGTAGGTCTATTAGTTGGTGGTATTTTAATTCCAATTTTCGGTTTGATGTATATTGGTGACGGGAGTTTTTTAGAAGGATTAACAATATTAACAACAGAGAATCTTGATAAATTTAATTCTATCGGTGGACCAACAGATCCAGTACCATTCTACACTATTTTTACGGGTATGATGTTGGTACAATTATTTTATTGGGGTACCAATCAGCAAATAATTCAAAGAGCATTGGCGGCTAAAAATTTGGCAGAAGGCCAAAAAGGATTATTGTTAGCGTCATTCATTAAAATATTAGGGCCGTTGATTGTGGTTTTACCTGGAATTATCGCTTATCATATCTTTCAAGGAAGTTTAGAAAATGCCGATCAGGCCTATCCAATGCTTGTAAACAAAGTATTACCCACAGCCTTAGTTGGTTTTTTTGCTGCGGTATTATTTGGTGCAATTTTAAGTTCGTTTAACTCTGTATTAAACAGTTCGGTTACTTTATTTGGTATTGATATTTACAAGCAACATTTTAATAAAGAAGCTAATGAGAAAACTGTAGTAAAATATGGTAAAACGTTTGGGATTGTTTTGGCCATCGCTGCAATGCTAATTGCACCACTAATAGCCAATGCAGGGAGTTTGTTCGATTATCTACAAGAAGTGAACGGAATATATAGTATTCCAATTTTAAGCATAATCGTGGTGGGTTATTTGACGAAAAGAGTACCGGCAATAGCGGCTAAAATAGGATTACTTTCAGGGTGTTTACTTTATTGCCTTAGTCAGTTTTATTTAAAAGATAAATTTATAGATAAAGCTATGGCAAAAGCATCATCTTCAGGCATAACCGATACTGCTGAATTAGCCTTAATTAAGGCACAAGCATATCCACATTTTTTGGATATGATGGCTATTTTATTTGTTTTCAATATCATTATAATGCTTATTATTGGTAAAATTTACCCTTCAAAAAAACCGTATATACAAGAATACACCAAGCAGGTCGATATTACGCCTTGGAAATATGTAAAAGTAGCAGGACTGTTTATAGTACTCTTGGTAGTCGGAATTTATATTTACTTTGCTGGCTAG